A part of Candidatus Hydrogenedentota bacterium genomic DNA contains:
- a CDS encoding methyltransferase domain-containing protein yields the protein MRVDYDRIARYYDDYRGGGGPFMPRLRELAAACRAGCVLELGAGTGNNTQAFLREYACPLVALERSAGMLAQGRTKGLPALWLHASAEAIPLADASVPFVFGVYILHHLPDLAVVFRECARVIGRGYAAFVTASTSFICRHPMNRYFPSFAKVDTARFQPLESVEEALRMSGFVETAAEHFVDRPRPIDQAYVDRVAGKFISTYDLLPEGEFEAGLARLRADVADTGQLDIPIVWESSVVWGRL from the coding sequence ATGCGTGTGGATTATGATCGGATAGCCCGGTACTACGACGATTACCGGGGCGGCGGCGGTCCCTTCATGCCCCGTCTGCGGGAACTGGCCGCCGCATGCCGTGCGGGATGCGTTCTCGAACTGGGCGCCGGAACGGGAAACAACACGCAAGCATTTCTACGTGAATACGCCTGCCCGCTGGTTGCCTTGGAACGTTCCGCGGGCATGCTGGCGCAGGGACGCACGAAAGGGCTTCCCGCCCTTTGGCTGCATGCGTCCGCTGAGGCAATCCCGCTTGCGGACGCTTCGGTTCCTTTCGTCTTCGGCGTGTACATTCTGCACCACCTGCCCGATCTCGCCGTCGTTTTTCGTGAATGCGCTCGGGTGATTGGCCGGGGGTATGCGGCCTTTGTAACCGCCTCGACCTCGTTCATCTGCCGGCATCCGATGAATCGTTACTTTCCAAGTTTTGCCAAGGTGGACACGGCGCGATTTCAGCCCCTTGAGTCCGTGGAAGAAGCCTTGCGCATGAGCGGTTTTGTCGAAACGGCTGCCGAGCATTTCGTGGACCGGCCGCGGCCCATTGATCAAGCCTATGTCGATCGTGTCGCGGGCAAATTCATCTCGACCTATGATCTCTTGCCGGAAGGCGAATTCGAGGCGGGACTGGCGCGCCTTCGCGCGGATGTCGCCGATACCGGCCAGTTGGACATCCCGATCGTTTGGGAGTCGTCGGTCGTCTGGGGGCGCCTGTGA
- the rsgA gene encoding ribosome small subunit-dependent GTPase A → MKKRQKKGPAVRTRDWITRHEFAFTHDRAKHRKAAGVPEPPPLTIAPEDVRPNAIVVAHTGRWAFVWSDDRELMAEIDERLGRDRSTVLAPGDEVRIEFAGETPIVRGVAPRRTKLSRLAHVHSALEEQVIAANVDLLVIVASAARPNFKPGLVDRYLIAAQVGHIEPILVVNKIDLVHTEPEAVRLYREIGMRVIGTSCETGEGLDALRAALAGQLSVVAGHSGVGKSSLINALDPTLKLPVQEVSQYNEKGKHTTTNSRLFQLAGGIRIIDTPGARNLGVWNVSPEEVAYYFPEMAEFAAACRFRNCIHTHEPGCAVREAVETGAIPRARFDSYLRIRDSLGKDK, encoded by the coding sequence GTGAAAAAGCGACAAAAGAAAGGCCCGGCCGTCCGCACGCGCGACTGGATCACGCGGCACGAATTCGCCTTTACCCACGATCGAGCCAAGCATCGCAAAGCCGCCGGCGTGCCCGAACCACCTCCTTTGACGATTGCGCCGGAGGATGTGCGCCCCAACGCGATTGTCGTGGCGCACACGGGCCGTTGGGCCTTTGTTTGGTCGGACGATCGGGAACTCATGGCTGAAATAGACGAACGCCTTGGGCGCGACCGATCGACAGTCCTTGCGCCGGGCGACGAAGTCCGGATTGAATTCGCCGGGGAAACCCCGATTGTGCGGGGCGTGGCGCCGCGCCGAACAAAACTCAGCCGTCTCGCGCATGTCCATTCTGCGCTGGAAGAGCAAGTCATCGCGGCCAACGTGGACCTTTTAGTCATTGTGGCGTCGGCGGCGCGTCCGAATTTCAAGCCCGGACTCGTGGACCGCTACCTGATCGCCGCGCAAGTCGGCCACATCGAGCCGATACTCGTCGTCAATAAAATCGATCTTGTCCACACGGAGCCGGAGGCCGTGCGTTTGTACCGCGAAATCGGTATGAGGGTAATCGGCACAAGTTGTGAAACGGGGGAGGGGCTCGACGCGTTGCGCGCCGCGTTGGCCGGGCAATTGAGCGTGGTTGCCGGCCACAGCGGCGTGGGGAAATCCTCCCTGATCAACGCGCTCGATCCGACGTTGAAACTGCCCGTGCAGGAAGTCAGCCAATACAACGAAAAAGGCAAACATACCACGACCAACTCCCGGCTCTTTCAATTAGCCGGAGGCATCCGAATCATTGACACGCCCGGTGCGCGGAACCTCGGCGTATGGAATGTCTCACCCGAAGAAGTCGCCTATTATTTCCCGGAAATGGCCGAATTCGCGGCGGCCTGCCGATTCCGCAATTGCATTCACACGCACGAACCGGGCTGCGCCGTCCGCGAGGCCGTCGAAACCGGCGCGATACCCCGCGCCCGTTTTGACTCGTATTTGAGAATTCGCGACAGTTTGGGAAAAGATAAATGA
- a CDS encoding PhoPQ-activated protein PqaA family protein, giving the protein MMKTRGLIALVLLAALILAGPASAGILKDYVGKSDDSYKYAVHSTLPVQQSTAYIVRMTSQTWHGLTWDHWVAIFKPENVKYPDKALLFIGGGDNTEEAPDLRDQESQVLAMIAGHTHAVVARIWQVPNQPLFDGKYEDAIIAYTFERFGRGEGDDWPLLLPMVKSAVRAMDTVQSVAREKWEQDIKQFMVTGASKRGWTTWLTAAADPRVAAIAPMVIDMLNMGPQMAHQKKCYGGYSEQVADYTELKIQDYLQTPAGKKLSDIVDPYSYRDQLALPKTIILGTNDEYWTVDSAKFYFNDFPGPKWIHYEPNAGHGLNLNIVPVVAAQFHAMLTGGSMPHLEWKFVNGHSLQVSWDDPEATAALWHAQAPTRDFRKARWVSSELIGKCTASVGLTKPETGYAAYFVAITFPLKLENAIFPFSLTTLTYVLPDTYQSFDEHPDDGKK; this is encoded by the coding sequence ATGATGAAGACACGCGGATTGATCGCCCTTGTGCTGTTGGCTGCACTGATTCTTGCAGGTCCGGCGTCCGCCGGCATTCTAAAGGATTACGTCGGAAAATCCGACGACAGTTACAAATACGCCGTCCATTCGACGCTTCCTGTCCAACAAAGCACGGCTTATATCGTCCGGATGACCTCGCAGACCTGGCACGGACTTACATGGGATCATTGGGTGGCCATCTTCAAGCCGGAGAACGTGAAGTATCCCGACAAGGCCCTGTTATTTATTGGCGGCGGTGACAATACCGAGGAGGCCCCGGACCTCCGCGATCAGGAATCGCAGGTGCTTGCCATGATCGCCGGGCACACGCACGCCGTCGTGGCCCGCATCTGGCAAGTGCCCAACCAGCCGCTTTTCGACGGCAAATATGAAGACGCGATCATCGCCTATACCTTTGAACGGTTCGGCAGGGGCGAGGGCGACGACTGGCCCCTGCTGCTGCCGATGGTCAAAAGCGCTGTCAGAGCGATGGACACGGTTCAATCTGTCGCGCGGGAAAAATGGGAACAGGACATCAAGCAATTCATGGTTACGGGCGCGTCCAAGCGCGGTTGGACGACGTGGCTGACCGCCGCCGCCGACCCGCGCGTCGCCGCCATCGCGCCCATGGTCATTGACATGCTGAACATGGGACCTCAAATGGCGCACCAGAAAAAGTGCTACGGCGGGTACAGCGAACAAGTCGCCGATTATACCGAACTCAAGATTCAGGACTATCTTCAGACGCCGGCCGGCAAAAAACTGAGCGATATCGTGGACCCGTATTCATACCGCGATCAACTGGCTTTGCCCAAGACAATCATCCTGGGAACCAACGACGAATACTGGACCGTTGACTCCGCCAAATTTTATTTCAACGATTTTCCGGGACCGAAGTGGATACACTATGAGCCCAACGCCGGCCACGGCCTCAACCTCAACATCGTGCCGGTCGTCGCGGCGCAGTTCCATGCCATGCTGACAGGCGGCAGCATGCCGCATCTCGAATGGAAATTCGTAAACGGTCATTCCCTGCAAGTTTCGTGGGACGATCCCGAAGCCACCGCCGCGCTTTGGCATGCCCAAGCCCCCACACGCGATTTCCGTAAAGCCCGCTGGGTCTCCTCTGAACTGATCGGTAAATGCACCGCCTCCGTGGGACTCACGAAACCTGAAACCGGTTATGCCGCCTATTTCGTCGCCATCACATTCCCGTTGAAATTGGAGAATGCGATTTTTCCCTTTTCGCTGACCACGCTCACCTACGTCCTGCCGGATACCTATCAATCTTTTGACGAGCATCCGGACGACGGGAAAAAGTAA
- a CDS encoding Gfo/Idh/MocA family oxidoreductase has product MDRRKFLGASAMMAAVGMTARAAEPEKKWRACVLGDTKEGGYGHSLHRIWACRPDIEVVGLADPDPEGRAKHAAEAKAQRTYADYREMLEKEKPDLLAIGPRWTRRHHEYLLAAAAHGIHGMMEKPIAADLVEADEMIRAIEEKDLRWTIGFNFRVTPIVQFVKRAVFEEGLVGEVLEMRGRGKEDQRAGGEDLIVLGTHIFDMMRFFAGDAVECMAGITVDGRPATRSDIHDATEPVGKVTGDRIHAMFRFKNGITGHFATTKNRDGNGNRWGVDIFGSKGVVTIRQDAGPRVRYWRQPSWDAQDPSIGWEPLPGAPDTRLTNPEVERYAPIVNDLIASIGEHRLPMASLQDGRDSLEMIQAVYAAHFGTGRVALPLADRKHPLL; this is encoded by the coding sequence ATGGATCGTCGAAAGTTTCTGGGTGCATCCGCCATGATGGCCGCAGTCGGCATGACGGCGCGCGCGGCAGAACCGGAGAAAAAATGGCGCGCCTGCGTGCTGGGCGACACGAAGGAAGGCGGCTACGGCCACAGCCTTCACAGGATTTGGGCGTGCCGTCCCGACATCGAGGTCGTAGGGCTGGCCGATCCCGATCCGGAAGGCCGCGCCAAACATGCGGCCGAAGCCAAGGCGCAGCGGACCTACGCTGATTACCGCGAAATGCTCGAAAAGGAGAAACCGGATCTGCTGGCGATTGGCCCGCGTTGGACCCGCCGGCACCACGAGTACCTGCTGGCCGCTGCCGCGCACGGCATTCACGGCATGATGGAAAAACCCATTGCGGCGGATCTTGTCGAGGCGGACGAGATGATTCGCGCCATCGAGGAAAAAGATCTGCGCTGGACAATCGGCTTCAACTTTCGCGTGACGCCCATTGTCCAATTTGTAAAACGCGCGGTGTTCGAAGAAGGCCTTGTCGGCGAGGTGCTCGAGATGCGCGGTCGCGGCAAGGAAGATCAAAGGGCCGGCGGCGAGGATCTCATCGTGCTGGGCACGCACATCTTCGACATGATGCGCTTCTTTGCGGGTGATGCGGTGGAGTGCATGGCCGGCATTACCGTAGACGGACGGCCCGCGACACGATCGGACATCCATGACGCGACTGAACCGGTCGGGAAGGTGACGGGCGACCGCATTCACGCCATGTTCCGCTTCAAGAATGGAATCACAGGCCACTTCGCAACGACAAAGAATCGCGATGGAAACGGCAATCGCTGGGGCGTGGACATCTTCGGGTCCAAAGGCGTGGTCACTATCCGTCAGGATGCCGGGCCGCGTGTGCGATATTGGCGGCAGCCATCGTGGGACGCGCAGGATCCATCCATCGGCTGGGAGCCGCTGCCGGGCGCGCCGGATACCCGGCTCACAAATCCGGAGGTCGAACGTTATGCGCCGATCGTCAACGATTTGATCGCCTCCATCGGCGAGCATCGTCTACCGATGGCCAGTCTGCAGGATGGCCGCGACTCGCTGGAAATGATCCAGGCGGTGTACGCCGCGCATTTCGGCACGGGACGCGTCGCGCTGCCGCTCGCGGATCGAAAACACCCGCTGTTGTAG
- a CDS encoding metallophosphoesterase family protein, giving the protein MKHTLTRRDFLARSVRTGAGAAILAAGCAGQSHLEPSLSHACEWEARLHPSNPRHVRILQFTDLHFFAGKTGHAITNNASVAMMKALVNKTSPDLVVVTGDSWPENRDNRGEEFMRFAVAQFEALGVPWTYAWGNHDQLPDFAVGHRTLASARNSLYRGAATDGNHVIGILGRHKRIAWQLLCLNTHRDGLVKTEQDWLRKISASLPPDVPRLAFFHIPLKQYDEVWKQDLAVGVKKENVMSEKEDGTSLALLKSLNVRACFCGHDHTNDFGGVFDGVELVYGRATGAGGYGGDKLPKGGKLITLDCLAKTYKWETVFP; this is encoded by the coding sequence ATGAAACATACACTGACACGCAGGGATTTTCTGGCCCGTTCGGTTCGGACTGGGGCGGGCGCGGCAATTCTCGCGGCCGGTTGCGCCGGCCAATCGCATCTGGAACCGTCGCTTTCCCATGCGTGCGAATGGGAAGCGCGCCTGCACCCGTCGAATCCACGCCATGTGCGCATTCTGCAATTCACTGATCTGCATTTTTTCGCGGGAAAAACCGGACACGCCATCACCAACAACGCTTCCGTGGCGATGATGAAGGCGCTGGTCAACAAAACCTCCCCGGATCTCGTGGTTGTCACGGGGGACTCGTGGCCTGAGAACCGGGACAATCGCGGCGAGGAATTCATGCGGTTCGCCGTTGCGCAATTCGAGGCGCTCGGCGTGCCGTGGACCTACGCCTGGGGAAACCACGATCAACTTCCCGATTTCGCCGTGGGCCATCGGACCCTTGCGTCGGCGCGCAATTCCCTTTATCGCGGCGCGGCAACCGACGGCAATCACGTTATCGGCATTTTGGGCCGCCACAAGCGGATTGCGTGGCAACTCCTTTGCCTCAACACACATCGCGATGGTCTCGTCAAGACGGAACAGGACTGGCTGCGCAAGATTTCCGCGTCGCTTCCGCCCGATGTGCCGCGGCTGGCCTTTTTCCACATCCCACTCAAGCAATACGATGAAGTCTGGAAGCAGGATCTCGCTGTTGGCGTCAAGAAGGAAAACGTGATGAGCGAAAAGGAGGACGGCACGTCGCTGGCCCTCCTGAAATCGCTCAATGTGCGCGCCTGCTTTTGCGGGCACGATCACACCAACGACTTCGGCGGCGTTTTCGACGGCGTCGAACTCGTTTATGGACGCGCGACCGGCGCCGGCGGTTACGGCGGGGACAAGCTTCCGAAGGGCGGCAAACTTATAACACTGGATTGTCTGGCAAAAACATACAAATGGGAAACCGTGTTTCCCTAA
- a CDS encoding radical SAM protein, giving the protein MSDQDTVSAIRRFALFLGNGFRVANVMWNRALGRPPRYMPILLMFLTKRCNLRCKMCGVCEYDPTCDDQPELDTGEWKSVLQSARNLGCTIVSMTGGEPLLRKDVFDLIRFARELGMAVHLCSNGMLLDRDNVIQLREAGVNALSISIESPGPEPHDSLRGPRSFELAVQGVKLARELAPEVQVGINCVITRLNYKNIAAMIPFAEEIGAHQIKFAPIHTNLLHRRKRIEHYSDLIFSQEDLDELDYEIKELIAASRRSRILTTSAMFFAGMADLYRKPLQFRCYAGYAACAINPAGIVAPCCDMDGTLSVRDQPLETIWGSPEMERMRTKVRHCNRACWDTTNTELSLRLRPASIIRDLIKTWRDVGFYFTVKKE; this is encoded by the coding sequence ATGAGTGATCAGGACACGGTTTCCGCAATACGGCGTTTCGCGCTCTTTCTCGGAAACGGATTTCGCGTGGCAAACGTCATGTGGAACCGGGCGCTAGGGCGTCCGCCGCGCTATATGCCGATCCTGCTGATGTTCCTCACCAAACGCTGCAATTTGCGCTGCAAAATGTGCGGGGTATGCGAGTACGATCCGACCTGTGATGATCAGCCGGAACTTGATACCGGCGAATGGAAATCGGTCCTGCAATCCGCGCGAAATCTGGGATGCACGATCGTCTCGATGACGGGCGGCGAGCCGCTGCTCCGAAAAGACGTCTTCGACCTCATCCGCTTCGCCCGCGAACTGGGCATGGCGGTGCATCTGTGCAGCAACGGCATGCTGCTTGACCGGGACAACGTGATCCAGTTGCGCGAGGCGGGCGTCAACGCGCTGTCCATCTCCATCGAAAGCCCCGGCCCGGAACCCCACGACAGTCTCCGCGGCCCGCGATCGTTCGAATTGGCCGTGCAGGGCGTCAAACTGGCGCGCGAACTAGCCCCGGAAGTGCAGGTCGGCATCAACTGCGTCATCACCCGCCTCAATTACAAAAACATCGCCGCCATGATACCGTTCGCAGAGGAAATCGGCGCCCACCAGATCAAATTCGCGCCCATTCACACCAACCTCCTGCATCGCCGCAAGCGCATCGAGCACTATTCCGATCTGATCTTTTCGCAGGAGGATCTCGACGAGCTCGACTATGAAATCAAGGAACTTATCGCGGCCTCGCGCCGCAGCCGCATCCTGACCACCTCGGCCATGTTCTTTGCGGGCATGGCCGATCTCTACCGGAAGCCGCTGCAGTTCCGCTGCTACGCGGGATATGCCGCCTGCGCGATAAATCCGGCCGGCATCGTCGCGCCCTGCTGCGACATGGATGGAACCCTTTCGGTGCGGGATCAGCCGCTCGAAACCATCTGGGGATCCCCGGAAATGGAGCGCATGCGCACCAAGGTTCGCCATTGCAACCGCGCCTGTTGGGACACGACGAACACCGAACTCAGCCTGCGGCTTCGGCCCGCTTCCATCATCCGCGATCTAATCAAGACATGGCGTGATGTCGGATTCTATTTTACCGTGAAGAAGGAATAA